One window from the genome of Actinoplanes teichomyceticus ATCC 31121 encodes:
- a CDS encoding LacI family DNA-binding transcriptional regulator, translated as MTDVARLAGVSHQTVSRVLNDHPNVKEQTRLRVRAAIAELGYRPNRAARALVTGRSQLIGVVARNSMLYGPASMLTEFEQAAADAGFAVSVGSVRELDRDSIAAVVDRHLDQRVAGLVVIAQVASATEALAEIPADVPVVFIDGDPAAGRSLVTVDQVAGARAAVQHLLAAGHETVWHVSGPTDWFDSAGRIQGWRQTLREAGREVPPLLSADWSAAEGYRAGQMLARMPEVTAVFAANDHLAMGVLRALHERGRRVPHDVSVVGFDDVPEAAYFIPPLTTVRQAFGDVARAALTLLLGQMKDDPGAVETVVVPAELVVRESVAPPA; from the coding sequence ATGACCGACGTGGCACGACTGGCCGGGGTCTCCCACCAGACCGTCTCACGGGTCCTCAACGATCATCCGAACGTCAAGGAGCAGACCCGGCTGCGGGTCCGGGCCGCGATCGCCGAGCTCGGCTACCGCCCGAACCGGGCGGCCCGCGCCCTGGTGACCGGCCGCTCCCAGCTGATCGGCGTGGTGGCGCGCAACAGCATGCTCTACGGCCCGGCATCCATGCTGACCGAGTTCGAGCAGGCGGCCGCGGACGCCGGGTTCGCGGTCAGCGTCGGCAGCGTACGCGAGCTGGACCGCGACTCGATCGCCGCCGTGGTGGACCGCCACCTGGACCAGCGGGTCGCCGGCCTGGTGGTGATCGCCCAGGTGGCCTCGGCCACCGAGGCGCTCGCGGAGATCCCGGCGGACGTGCCGGTGGTGTTCATCGACGGCGACCCGGCGGCCGGGCGCTCCCTGGTCACGGTGGATCAGGTGGCCGGCGCGCGGGCGGCGGTGCAGCACCTGCTGGCGGCCGGGCACGAGACGGTCTGGCACGTCTCCGGGCCGACCGACTGGTTCGACTCGGCCGGCCGGATCCAGGGCTGGCGGCAGACGCTGCGGGAGGCCGGCCGCGAGGTGCCGCCGCTGCTGAGCGCCGACTGGTCGGCCGCCGAGGGGTACCGCGCCGGCCAGATGCTGGCCCGGATGCCCGAGGTCACCGCGGTCTTCGCGGCCAACGACCACCTGGCCATGGGGGTGCTGCGGGCGCTGCACGAGCGGGGCCGGCGGGTGCCGCACGACGTCAGCGTGGTCGGCTTCGACGACGTGCCGGAGGCGGCCTACTTCATCCCGCCGCTGACCACCGTGCGGCAGGCCTTCGGCGACGTCGCGCGGGCCGCCCTGACCCTGCTGCTGGGCCAGATGAAGGACGATCCAGGCGCGGTGGAGACGGTCGTCGTGCCGGCGGAACTGGTGGTGCGCGAGAGCGTGGCGCCGCCCGCCTGA
- the mptB gene encoding polyprenol phosphomannose-dependent alpha 1,6 mannosyltransferase MptB translates to MSSRTLRWTGFGGSVLLAVAGLLGGHGPAVVSGWVVGTALQAYAWWTGRDRPLAPRWVVGTIVLWAAPFLLLPPFGSRDVHSYACQGELWLRGLSPYEHTAQTLPCTWVDAVAPIWRDTLTPYGPLFVLAAAGVVAVAGALPPDPHVTGELAVPLLFRVLALAGTIATAAGLPVLARRCGVPPGRALWVALAGPLVGAHLLGGPHNDALMLGFLVGGLALAVRFPGRPVAVLGAGVLLGCAVAIKATAVVVIPFAALICAAARSGRLVPGVAARSGRLVSGVAARSGSLVAGVAARSGRLVSGVAARSAGPVAGAAGVPGRWAGLRGVVVAAAGVGGAAAATFAGITAAGGLGYGWITGLRESEILIQFSSLPTALGMTLTYLGRPFDPAFDAVPAVRAVALVVLAVVLTMLWFRALRERADPGRAALHSAALALGATVALAPVVLPWYALWPLVLLAATTVATRAVMAVTVAAAFSVLPDGAGLTRTVKLPGAILVTALLAGLAVVALRRRGARPGDPEPAAPIATSPAVSRSARGPLG, encoded by the coding sequence GTGAGCTCGCGGACTCTGCGGTGGACCGGCTTCGGCGGCTCGGTCCTGCTGGCGGTGGCCGGCCTGCTCGGCGGGCACGGTCCGGCGGTGGTGTCCGGCTGGGTGGTGGGCACCGCCCTGCAGGCGTACGCCTGGTGGACCGGCCGGGACCGGCCGCTCGCGCCGCGCTGGGTGGTCGGCACGATCGTGCTGTGGGCGGCGCCGTTCCTGCTGCTGCCGCCGTTCGGCAGCCGGGACGTGCATTCGTACGCCTGCCAGGGGGAGCTGTGGCTGCGCGGGCTGAGCCCGTACGAGCACACCGCGCAGACGCTGCCCTGCACCTGGGTCGATGCGGTCGCGCCGATCTGGCGGGACACGCTGACGCCGTACGGCCCGCTGTTCGTCCTGGCCGCGGCCGGGGTGGTCGCCGTGGCCGGAGCGCTGCCGCCCGATCCGCACGTCACCGGGGAGCTGGCCGTTCCGCTGCTGTTCCGGGTGCTGGCGCTGGCCGGGACGATCGCGACGGCGGCCGGGCTGCCGGTCCTGGCCCGGCGCTGCGGCGTGCCCCCGGGCCGGGCGCTCTGGGTGGCGCTGGCCGGGCCGCTGGTCGGCGCCCATCTGCTGGGTGGCCCGCACAACGACGCGCTGATGCTCGGCTTCCTGGTCGGTGGCCTGGCGCTGGCGGTTCGCTTCCCGGGCCGCCCGGTGGCGGTGCTCGGCGCCGGGGTGCTGCTGGGATGCGCCGTGGCGATCAAGGCCACCGCGGTGGTCGTCATCCCGTTCGCCGCCCTGATCTGCGCCGCGGCCCGGTCCGGGAGGCTGGTGCCCGGGGTCGCCGCCCGGTCCGGGAGGCTGGTGTCCGGGGTCGCCGCCCGGTCCGGGAGCCTGGTGGCCGGGGTCGCCGCCCGGTCCGGGAGGCTGGTGTCCGGGGTCGCCGCCCGGTCCGCGGGCCCGGTGGCCGGAGCCGCCGGGGTGCCGGGGCGGTGGGCCGGGCTCCGCGGCGTGGTGGTCGCGGCGGCGGGGGTGGGCGGCGCGGCGGCGGCGACGTTCGCCGGGATCACGGCCGCCGGCGGGCTCGGGTACGGGTGGATCACCGGCCTGCGGGAGAGCGAGATCCTGATCCAGTTCTCGTCGCTGCCGACCGCGCTCGGGATGACGCTCACCTATCTGGGGCGGCCGTTCGACCCGGCGTTCGACGCGGTGCCGGCGGTCCGGGCGGTCGCCCTGGTCGTGCTCGCCGTGGTGCTGACCATGCTGTGGTTCCGCGCGCTGCGCGAGCGCGCCGACCCGGGGCGGGCCGCGCTGCACTCGGCGGCGCTGGCCCTGGGCGCCACGGTGGCGCTGGCCCCGGTGGTGCTGCCGTGGTATGCGCTGTGGCCGCTGGTCCTGCTCGCGGCCACCACGGTCGCTACGAGAGCGGTGATGGCCGTGACCGTCGCCGCCGCCTTCTCGGTCCTGCCGGACGGCGCCGGGCTGACCCGTACCGTCAAGCTCCCCGGCGCGATCCTGGTGACGGCGCTGCTGGCCGGGCTGGCCGTCGTCGCCCTGCGCCGCCGCGGGGCGCGGCCCGGCGATCCGGAGCCGGCGGCGCCCATCGCGACCTCACCGGCGGTGTCCCGGTCCGCGAGGGGGCCGCTGGGCTGA
- a CDS encoding DUF2252 domain-containing protein, which produces MDATPTIGSPAVLGSTDDEGFTSLRRPARPRAERYEIGRSLRERSPRSDMAHWRPPADRPDPVRHVVASHEGRLPWLVPLRIGRMTASPYAFLRGTAGLMADDFAALPHTGITPVICGDAHLGNFGFYASPERELVFDLNDFDEAHPGPWEWDLRRLAVSVHVAGRVNGFRESACADAVQHCVAEYREQISQLSSRPLLARSFDQLDVDAMRSAASRGSFRDEIERAARRARRRTSDRALPRFTERRDGTRRLIEEPPVITRPPERDRELLGEALDGYLNTLKPHWARILGGYRIVDVAHKVVGVGSVGLRAYVALCEGSDPDDVVFLQLKQARRSVVARHQHGAPPWHRHQGQRVVEYQQALQTVSDPLLGWTTMGEHQFYVRQFRDMKGAIVVEDINAGALADYAGICGYLLAKSHARTSGASVIAGYVGGSDKLDESLARFARAYADQVESDHAALVAAVRRGELAAESG; this is translated from the coding sequence ATGGACGCGACACCCACGATCGGCAGCCCCGCCGTGCTCGGCTCGACGGACGACGAAGGCTTCACATCGCTGCGCCGGCCCGCACGCCCGCGCGCCGAACGATACGAGATCGGACGCTCACTGCGCGAGCGGTCCCCCCGCTCGGACATGGCGCACTGGCGCCCGCCCGCCGACCGGCCCGATCCGGTGCGTCATGTGGTCGCCTCGCACGAGGGCCGGCTGCCCTGGCTGGTGCCGCTCCGGATCGGTCGCATGACGGCCAGCCCGTACGCGTTCCTGCGCGGCACCGCCGGCCTGATGGCCGACGACTTCGCCGCCCTGCCGCACACCGGCATCACCCCGGTGATCTGCGGCGACGCCCACCTCGGCAACTTCGGCTTCTACGCCTCCCCGGAGCGCGAGCTGGTCTTCGACCTCAACGACTTCGACGAGGCGCACCCCGGCCCCTGGGAGTGGGACCTGCGCCGGCTGGCGGTCAGCGTGCACGTGGCCGGCCGGGTCAACGGCTTCCGGGAGAGCGCCTGCGCCGACGCGGTCCAGCACTGCGTCGCCGAGTACCGCGAGCAGATCTCGCAGCTGTCCAGCCGGCCGCTGCTGGCCCGCTCGTTCGACCAGCTCGACGTGGACGCGATGCGCTCCGCGGCCAGCCGGGGCAGCTTCCGCGACGAGATCGAGCGGGCCGCCCGCCGGGCCCGCCGCCGCACCAGTGACCGGGCGCTGCCCCGCTTCACCGAACGCCGCGACGGCACCCGGCGGCTGATCGAGGAGCCACCGGTGATCACCCGCCCGCCGGAACGCGACCGGGAGCTGCTCGGCGAAGCCCTCGACGGGTACCTCAACACCCTCAAGCCGCACTGGGCCCGGATCCTCGGCGGCTACCGGATCGTCGACGTCGCGCACAAGGTGGTCGGCGTGGGGTCGGTGGGATTGCGGGCCTACGTCGCGCTGTGCGAGGGCAGCGACCCGGACGACGTGGTGTTCCTGCAGCTCAAGCAGGCCCGGCGGTCGGTGGTGGCGAGACACCAGCACGGCGCGCCGCCGTGGCACCGGCACCAGGGCCAGCGCGTGGTGGAGTACCAGCAGGCGTTGCAGACCGTCAGCGACCCGCTGCTCGGGTGGACGACCATGGGCGAGCACCAGTTCTACGTACGCCAGTTCCGGGACATGAAGGGCGCGATCGTCGTCGAGGACATCAACGCCGGGGCGCTCGCCGACTACGCCGGCATCTGTGGGTACCTGCTGGCCAAGTCGCACGCCCGGACCAGCGGGGCATCGGTGATCGCCGGGTACGTCGGCGGCAGCGACAAGCTGGACGAGTCGCTCGCCCGGTTCGCCCGCGCCTACGCCGACCAGGTGGAGAGCGACCACGCCGCGCTGGTGGCGGCGGTCCGCCGCGGGGAGCTGGCGGCGGAGAGCGGATGA
- a CDS encoding DUF6292 family protein — MRTWSAGTAAHWCYLRAVAEAFEAAGMPVADWRADPGPPRDGWIPFDRSRASIVVWDHDQAGLGWSEIAGWYLLLINSPGRRVTIPLPVPLVAAPPTVIAAVAVRVGPAPSAIRSPGSSGHRDLPDADAGPGTPELERALSRYG; from the coding sequence TTGCGGACGTGGTCGGCCGGGACGGCGGCGCACTGGTGTTATCTGCGCGCGGTGGCGGAGGCGTTCGAGGCCGCGGGGATGCCGGTGGCCGACTGGCGGGCCGATCCGGGGCCGCCGCGCGACGGCTGGATCCCGTTCGACCGCAGCCGGGCGTCCATCGTGGTGTGGGACCACGACCAGGCCGGGCTGGGCTGGTCGGAGATCGCCGGGTGGTATCTGTTGCTGATCAACTCACCGGGGCGGCGGGTGACGATCCCCCTGCCGGTGCCCCTGGTGGCCGCGCCCCCGACCGTGATCGCGGCGGTCGCCGTCCGGGTCGGCCCAGCGCCCTCGGCCATCCGCTCCCCCGGCTCCAGCGGGCACCGCGATCTTCCCGATGCCGACGCCGGGCCCGGCACGCCCGAGTTGGAGCGCGCGCTGTCCCGTTACGGGTGA
- the araA gene encoding L-arabinose isomerase, with product MKPQIWFLTGSQHLYGPETLQQVADQSAEIQRTLAAGLGAELVSRPVLTDSGAIKQVMLDANADPNVIGVIAWMHTFSPAKMWISGLDALRKPLLHLHTQHNISLPWESIDMDFMNLNQAAHGDREFGFIQARLGVPRKTVAGHVSDPAVVARIDGWAKAATGLQRLRTLRLARFGDNMRDVAVTEGDKVEAELRFGVSVNTYGVNDLVAVVDAVDEKAVDDLVGEYAELYELAPELAVGGERHESLRYGARIEAGLRQFLTEGGFGAFTTNFEDLGGLRQLPGLAVQRLMADGYGFGGEGDWKTSALLATVKAMGAGTGRGTSFMEDYTYHFGPGEPKILGAHMLEVCPSIASARPRVEIHPLGIGGREDPVRLVFDATSGPGVVIGLADLGDRFRLVANTVEVVQPDEPLPNLPVARAVWKPAPSLSTSAECWLTAGGPHHTVLTQAVGPEVLRDFATMVQTELLLIDDRTTTDDFADRVRWNQAYHRLARPL from the coding sequence ATGAAACCGCAGATCTGGTTTCTCACCGGCAGTCAGCACCTGTACGGACCGGAGACGCTCCAGCAGGTCGCCGACCAGTCCGCCGAGATTCAGCGCACCCTCGCCGCGGGCCTGGGCGCGGAGCTGGTCAGCCGCCCGGTGCTCACCGACTCGGGCGCGATCAAGCAGGTGATGCTGGACGCGAACGCCGACCCGAACGTGATCGGCGTGATCGCCTGGATGCACACGTTCTCACCGGCGAAGATGTGGATCTCCGGCCTGGACGCGCTGCGCAAGCCGCTGCTGCACCTGCACACCCAGCACAACATCTCGCTGCCCTGGGAGTCCATCGACATGGACTTCATGAACCTCAACCAGGCCGCGCACGGCGACCGCGAGTTCGGGTTCATCCAGGCGCGCCTGGGCGTGCCGCGCAAGACGGTGGCCGGGCACGTCTCCGACCCCGCGGTGGTCGCCCGGATCGACGGCTGGGCGAAGGCCGCGACCGGCCTGCAGCGCCTGCGCACCCTGCGGCTGGCCCGCTTCGGCGACAACATGCGCGACGTCGCGGTCACCGAGGGCGACAAGGTCGAGGCCGAGTTGCGGTTCGGCGTCTCGGTCAACACGTACGGGGTGAACGACCTGGTCGCCGTGGTCGACGCGGTCGACGAGAAGGCGGTCGACGACCTGGTCGGCGAGTACGCCGAACTCTACGAGCTGGCCCCGGAGCTGGCCGTCGGCGGCGAGCGGCACGAGTCGCTGCGCTACGGCGCGCGGATCGAGGCCGGCCTGCGGCAGTTCCTCACCGAGGGCGGATTCGGCGCCTTCACCACCAACTTCGAGGACCTGGGCGGGCTGCGCCAGCTGCCCGGTCTGGCCGTGCAGCGGCTGATGGCCGACGGGTACGGCTTCGGCGGCGAGGGCGACTGGAAGACCTCCGCGCTGCTGGCCACCGTGAAGGCGATGGGCGCCGGCACCGGCCGCGGCACCTCGTTCATGGAGGACTACACGTACCACTTCGGCCCGGGCGAGCCGAAGATCCTCGGAGCGCACATGCTCGAGGTCTGCCCGAGCATCGCGTCCGCCCGGCCGCGCGTCGAGATCCACCCGCTCGGCATCGGCGGCCGCGAGGACCCGGTCCGCCTGGTTTTCGACGCCACGTCCGGTCCGGGTGTGGTGATCGGCCTGGCCGACCTCGGCGACCGGTTCCGCCTGGTCGCCAATACCGTCGAAGTTGTTCAGCCGGACGAGCCGCTGCCGAACTTGCCAGTTGCCCGTGCCGTGTGGAAGCCCGCACCGTCGCTGTCGACCTCGGCCGAGTGCTGGCTCACCGCCGGAGGACCGCACCACACCGTTCTCACCCAGGCCGTCGGCCCCGAGGTCCTGCGGGACTTCGCCACGATGGTCCAGACCGAGCTGCTGCTCATCGATGACCGCACCACGACCGACGACTTCGCCGACCGGGTGCGGTGGAACCAGGCGTACCACCGCCTGGCCCGCCCTCTGTAA
- a CDS encoding PPOX class F420-dependent oxidoreductase has product MSGVISLESAPLREFWIERHLCTLTTLRADGSPHVVAVGATLDPVTGIARIIASGGSAKVRHVRRGQQQVAICQVDGRRWSTVEGLAVVRDDPEAVADAERRYAARYRTPRPNPQRVVIEVAVTRVLGSASLLPSTVTT; this is encoded by the coding sequence GTGAGCGGAGTCATTTCCCTGGAGTCCGCTCCACTGCGGGAGTTCTGGATCGAGCGGCACCTGTGCACGCTGACCACGCTGCGGGCGGACGGCTCACCGCACGTGGTCGCGGTCGGCGCCACCCTCGACCCGGTCACCGGGATCGCCCGGATCATCGCATCCGGCGGATCGGCCAAGGTGCGGCACGTGCGGCGGGGCCAGCAGCAGGTCGCCATCTGCCAGGTGGACGGACGCCGCTGGAGCACCGTCGAGGGGCTAGCGGTGGTCCGCGACGATCCGGAGGCGGTCGCCGACGCGGAACGCCGGTACGCCGCGCGCTACCGGACGCCGCGCCCCAACCCGCAGCGGGTGGTGATCGAGGTGGCGGTCACCCGGGTGCTCGGCTCGGCCTCCCTGCTGCCCTCCACCGTCACCACCTGA